A single window of Streptomyces aquilus DNA harbors:
- a CDS encoding DMT family transporter — MTPVVTAAVLCAAVTHASWNAIAHKITDKLVGFTLIAGGGTLIGLVMVPFVAIPAAGAWPYLLASAVIHVVYYMLLMTSFRLGDFGQAYPLARGSAPLVVTVLAAVFAHEVPDGWAAAGIGVSCAGLTGVALWGLRGRRPDWAAIGAALATGLSIAAYTVVDGLGVRASGSSLGYIAWLMAIEGVCVPAYALYRWRGQLVAELRPFAAVGLLGAALSVAAYGLVLWAQTKAELAPIAALRESSIIVGAAIGAVFFKERFGAPRIVAAGLLVTGIGLMLHAG, encoded by the coding sequence GTGACGCCGGTCGTCACCGCGGCGGTGCTGTGCGCCGCGGTCACGCACGCCAGCTGGAACGCCATCGCGCACAAGATCACCGACAAGCTCGTCGGGTTCACCCTCATCGCGGGCGGCGGGACGCTGATCGGGTTGGTCATGGTGCCGTTCGTGGCGATACCGGCGGCGGGGGCGTGGCCGTATCTCCTCGCCTCCGCCGTGATCCACGTCGTGTACTACATGCTGCTGATGACGTCCTTCCGGCTGGGGGACTTCGGGCAGGCGTATCCCCTTGCCCGGGGCAGCGCGCCCCTGGTGGTCACCGTCCTCGCCGCCGTCTTCGCCCACGAGGTGCCGGACGGGTGGGCCGCCGCCGGGATCGGGGTGTCCTGCGCCGGGCTGACCGGCGTCGCACTGTGGGGGCTGCGGGGGCGCCGGCCCGACTGGGCGGCGATCGGGGCCGCGTTGGCGACGGGGCTGTCCATCGCCGCGTACACCGTCGTCGACGGGCTCGGGGTGCGGGCCTCCGGGTCGTCGCTCGGGTACATCGCCTGGCTGATGGCCATCGAGGGCGTGTGCGTACCGGCGTACGCGCTCTACCGCTGGCGCGGTCAACTGGTCGCCGAACTGCGGCCGTTCGCGGCGGTCGGGCTGCTCGGTGCCGCGCTGTCCGTCGCCGCGTACGGGCTCGTGCTGTGGGCGCAGACCAAGGCCGAGCTGGCGCCGATCGCGGCGCTGCGGGAGTCGTCGATCATCGTCGGCGCGGCCATCGGGGCGGTGTTCTTCAAGGAGCGGTTCGGGGCGCCGCGGATCGTGGCCGCCGGGCTGCTGGTGACCGGGATCGGGCTCATGCTGCACGCCGGGTGA
- a CDS encoding toll/interleukin-1 receptor domain-containing protein: MSGVFINYRRGGHSGVVDDLDAALARHFGRDQVFLDRPSLLPGQRFADALAERVADCDALIAVLHPGWADERQPSGARRLDEPEDWVRREIEWALADGKFVLPVLLDGAEMPTAAELPVTLRALAGLNAPRLRAAHRTADLAVVVAALEGVVRPDWRPVEPPEERAARPGGRWLAALTAAVAAAVLVGVPLLPQDDDWVGTDVLPYTLTAALMCCLLLCAPLIAVAAVRLVRRSVDDLERELHAVRHRTYIRGTWPVGVGLVLVGVYGALRGDLGMVQALVLLLVLGVAVARAAAADIRLRRRDDELWARWPHRLPDRVNRAELRRAVARLHLRLDRMTAPLSREQREKADWELDDIAGALRRTAREAARTRGLWLRRDHPWLCALYTVWLALLTALAAASGRAFADAGEGTVRRYVTLGVVVLLGVLLAFGTLEIAYRYQRRQRRELVRQIDGYRESLAARVAGMSLPPRVKATAPAPRPEEYAEPE, encoded by the coding sequence ATGAGCGGCGTCTTCATCAACTACCGCAGGGGCGGGCACTCCGGTGTCGTCGACGATCTCGACGCGGCGCTCGCGCGGCACTTCGGCAGGGACCAGGTGTTCCTGGACCGGCCGTCCCTGCTGCCGGGGCAGCGGTTCGCGGACGCGCTGGCGGAGCGGGTCGCCGACTGCGACGCGCTGATCGCCGTGCTCCACCCCGGGTGGGCGGACGAACGGCAGCCGTCCGGGGCGCGGCGGCTGGACGAGCCGGAGGACTGGGTTCGGCGGGAGATCGAATGGGCGCTGGCGGACGGGAAGTTCGTCCTCCCGGTGCTGCTCGACGGCGCCGAGATGCCCACCGCGGCCGAGCTGCCGGTCACGCTCCGGGCGCTCGCCGGCCTCAACGCGCCCCGGCTGCGGGCGGCGCACCGGACCGCCGACCTCGCCGTGGTGGTCGCCGCGCTGGAAGGCGTCGTCCGCCCGGACTGGCGGCCCGTCGAGCCGCCCGAGGAGCGCGCGGCACGGCCGGGCGGGCGGTGGCTCGCGGCGCTGACCGCAGCGGTGGCCGCCGCGGTGCTCGTCGGCGTGCCGCTGCTGCCCCAGGACGACGACTGGGTCGGCACCGACGTCCTGCCGTACACCCTGACCGCCGCCCTGATGTGCTGCCTCCTGCTCTGCGCCCCGCTGATCGCGGTCGCCGCCGTGCGGCTCGTACGACGGTCCGTCGACGACCTGGAGCGCGAGCTGCACGCCGTCCGGCACCGCACCTACATCCGCGGGACCTGGCCCGTCGGCGTCGGGCTCGTCCTGGTCGGGGTGTACGGCGCGCTCCGCGGCGACCTGGGCATGGTGCAGGCGCTGGTCCTGCTGCTGGTGCTGGGCGTGGCGGTCGCCCGGGCGGCGGCCGCCGACATCCGGCTGCGCCGACGCGACGACGAGCTGTGGGCCCGCTGGCCGCACCGGCTGCCCGACCGCGTGAACCGGGCCGAACTGCGCCGCGCCGTCGCCCGGCTCCACCTGCGCCTCGACCGGATGACCGCCCCGCTCTCGCGCGAACAGCGGGAGAAGGCCGACTGGGAGCTGGACGACATCGCCGGGGCGCTGCGGCGGACGGCGCGGGAGGCGGCCCGGACACGGGGGCTCTGGCTGCGGCGGGACCATCCGTGGCTGTGCGCCCTCTACACGGTGTGGCTGGCGCTGCTCACCGCGCTGGCGGCCGCGTCGGGGCGGGCCTTCGCCGACGCCGGGGAGGGGACGGTCCGGCGGTACGTGACGCTGGGGGTGGTCGTCCTGCTCGGGGTGCTGCTCGCGTTCGGCACGCTGGAGATCGCGTACCGGTACCAGCGGCGGCAACGGCGGGAGCTGGTGCGGCAGATCGACGGGTACCGGGAGTCGCTGGCCGCGCGCGTGGCCGGGATGAGCCTCCCGCCACGCGTCAAGGCGACGGCGCCGGCACCGCGGCCCGAGGAGTACGCGGAGCCCGAATAG
- a CDS encoding MMPL family transporter, whose product MATFLYKLGRLAFRRRHFVALIWVALLTLAGVGAASAPAAGSSSFSIPGTEAQKAFDLLEQRFPGASADGATGRLVFKAPEGEKMTDAANKATVAKTVTALGDGSEVVSVTDPYKTHAVSKDGTVAYLSVTYDAPAMELKDSTRDALEAAGDQARDTGLTVEVGGDALQAGAEPGAIGEVVGLAIAAVVLVITLGSLVAAGLPLLTAIIGVGIGVSTITALAKTLDLGDNTSTLALMIGLAVGIDYALFIVSRYRGELAEGRDREEAAGRATGTAGSAVVFAGLTVVIALAGLSVVGVPMLSKMGLAAAGTVVIAVLIALTMIPALLGYAGRKIRPAGEKRKKSSEKTAGKPNLGTRWASFVIRRPAVVLLLGVVGLGAIALPATSLELGLPDDGSQPTSTTQRRAYDLLSEGFGPGFNGPLMVVGDAQDSADPKAAATEVADRIKGLDDVVTVTPATFNKAGDTFTITVIPDSKPSSTKTEDLVHGIRDAGADVKAGTDTDVLVTGTTAMNIDFSQKLTDALIPYLALVVGLAFLLLIVVFRSILVPLKAALGFLLSVLAALGAVVAVFQWGWLGGLIGVEETGPIMSMMPIFMVGVVFGLAMDYEVFLVTRMREAYVHGESPSQAVVTGFKHSARVVVAAAVIMMAVFGGFISSSESMIKMIGFGLAIAVFFDAFVVRMAIVPAVLALLGKKAWWLPKWLDRALPHVDVEGEGLRRLDDDKRDDEDRELVGV is encoded by the coding sequence GTGGCCACTTTCCTGTACAAACTCGGCCGGCTCGCCTTCCGGCGACGGCATTTCGTCGCCCTGATCTGGGTCGCCCTGCTGACCCTCGCCGGCGTCGGCGCGGCCAGCGCCCCCGCCGCGGGCTCCTCCTCCTTCTCGATCCCCGGCACCGAGGCCCAGAAGGCCTTCGACCTGCTGGAACAGCGCTTCCCCGGGGCCAGCGCCGACGGTGCGACCGGACGCCTGGTCTTCAAGGCGCCCGAGGGCGAGAAGATGACCGACGCCGCCAACAAGGCGACCGTCGCCAAGACCGTGACCGCGCTGGGCGACGGCTCCGAGGTCGTCTCCGTCACCGATCCCTACAAGACCCACGCCGTCAGCAAGGACGGCACGGTCGCCTACCTCTCGGTGACGTACGACGCGCCCGCCATGGAGCTCAAGGACTCCACCCGGGACGCCCTGGAGGCGGCCGGGGACCAGGCCCGGGACACGGGGCTGACCGTCGAGGTCGGCGGTGACGCGCTCCAGGCCGGGGCCGAGCCGGGCGCGATCGGCGAGGTCGTCGGTCTCGCCATCGCCGCGGTCGTCCTGGTCATCACCCTCGGCTCGCTGGTCGCGGCCGGGCTGCCGCTGCTGACGGCCATCATCGGCGTCGGTATCGGCGTCTCCACCATCACCGCCCTCGCCAAGACGCTCGACCTCGGCGACAACACCTCCACGCTCGCGCTGATGATCGGCCTCGCGGTCGGCATCGACTACGCCCTCTTCATCGTCTCCCGCTACCGCGGCGAGCTGGCCGAGGGCCGCGACCGCGAGGAAGCGGCCGGCCGGGCCACCGGTACGGCGGGCTCGGCGGTGGTCTTCGCCGGCCTCACGGTCGTCATCGCGCTGGCCGGACTGTCGGTGGTCGGTGTGCCGATGCTCAGCAAGATGGGCCTCGCGGCGGCGGGCACCGTCGTGATCGCCGTCCTCATCGCGCTGACGATGATCCCGGCGCTGCTCGGGTACGCGGGCCGGAAGATCCGGCCGGCGGGCGAGAAGCGCAAGAAGTCCTCGGAGAAGACCGCCGGGAAGCCCAACCTCGGCACGCGCTGGGCGAGCTTCGTCATCCGCCGTCCGGCCGTCGTGCTCCTGCTCGGCGTCGTCGGTCTGGGCGCGATCGCGCTGCCCGCCACCTCCCTGGAACTGGGCCTGCCCGACGACGGCTCGCAGCCGACGTCCACCACCCAGCGCCGCGCCTACGACCTGCTCTCCGAGGGCTTCGGACCCGGCTTCAACGGCCCGCTGATGGTCGTCGGCGACGCCCAGGACAGCGCCGACCCGAAGGCCGCCGCCACCGAGGTCGCGGACCGGATCAAGGGCCTGGACGACGTCGTGACGGTGACGCCCGCGACGTTCAACAAGGCCGGGGACACCTTCACCATCACCGTGATCCCGGACTCCAAGCCCTCCTCGACCAAGACCGAGGACCTGGTCCACGGCATCCGGGACGCCGGGGCGGACGTCAAGGCCGGCACCGACACCGACGTCCTGGTCACCGGCACCACGGCCATGAACATCGACTTCTCGCAGAAGCTCACCGACGCCCTGATCCCGTACCTGGCGCTGGTGGTCGGCCTGGCCTTCCTGCTGCTGATCGTGGTCTTCCGCTCGATCCTGGTCCCGCTGAAGGCGGCCCTCGGCTTCCTGCTCTCCGTCCTCGCCGCGCTCGGCGCCGTCGTCGCGGTCTTCCAGTGGGGCTGGCTGGGCGGTCTGATCGGGGTCGAGGAGACCGGCCCGATCATGTCGATGATGCCGATCTTCATGGTCGGCGTGGTCTTCGGCCTCGCGATGGACTACGAGGTGTTCCTCGTGACCCGGATGCGGGAGGCGTACGTCCACGGCGAGTCCCCGAGCCAGGCCGTGGTGACCGGGTTCAAGCACAGCGCCCGGGTCGTGGTCGCCGCCGCGGTGATCATGATGGCCGTCTTCGGCGGCTTCATCAGCTCCAGCGAGTCGATGATCAAGATGATCGGCTTCGGCCTCGCGATCGCGGTCTTCTTCGACGCGTTCGTCGTCCGCATGGCGATCGTCCCGGCGGTGCTCGCCCTGCTCGGCAAGAAGGCCTGGTGGCTGCCGAAGTGGCTGGACCGCGCCCTGCCGCACGTGGACGTCGAGGGCGAGGGGCTGCGCAGGCTGGACGACGACAAGAGGGACGACGAGGATCGGGAGCTCGTAGGGGTCTGA
- a CDS encoding organic hydroperoxide resistance protein, which produces MSDTTVVDTRPTKIMYVAEATAHGGRDGYVTSQDGQIALKVAMPPALGGDGNGTNPEQLFAAGFSACFHNALVLVGRRAGFDLTGSTVAAKVGIGPNAQRGYGLAVALSVSLPVLDQDIASKLVDAAHEVCPYSNATRGNIDVTILLG; this is translated from the coding sequence ATGAGTGACACCACCGTCGTCGACACCCGTCCGACGAAGATCATGTACGTCGCCGAGGCCACCGCCCACGGCGGCCGGGACGGCTATGTCACCAGTCAGGACGGGCAGATCGCGCTGAAGGTCGCGATGCCTCCGGCGCTGGGCGGCGACGGCAACGGCACCAACCCGGAGCAGCTGTTCGCGGCGGGCTTCAGCGCCTGCTTCCACAACGCGCTGGTGCTGGTGGGCCGCCGCGCCGGCTTCGACCTGACCGGTTCCACGGTCGCCGCGAAGGTCGGCATCGGCCCCAACGCCCAGCGCGGCTACGGTCTCGCGGTCGCCCTCAGCGTCTCGCTCCCCGTGCTCGACCAGGACATCGCGAGCAAGCTGGTGGACGCCGCCCACGAGGTGTGCCCGTACTCCAACGCGACCCGCGGGAACATCGACGTGACGATCCTGCTTGGCTGA
- a CDS encoding isochorismatase family protein — MTTLAARPRTALLVIDVQKGVVAEAHQRDAVVANIAALVDRAREEGVPVVWVQHSDDDLVKGSEAWEYAPELIRRDTEALIHKNFGDSFEETELEDVLAAAEAGHLVVTGASTDACIRSTIHGAFVRGYDVTLVGDAHTTDDNSKWGAPPPDQVIAHTNLYWQYHSAPGRTAAVADTKDVTFE, encoded by the coding sequence ATGACCACACTTGCCGCACGACCCCGCACGGCCCTGCTCGTGATCGACGTCCAGAAGGGTGTCGTGGCCGAGGCCCACCAGCGCGACGCCGTCGTCGCCAACATCGCCGCGCTCGTCGACCGGGCCCGCGAGGAGGGCGTCCCGGTGGTCTGGGTCCAGCACTCCGACGACGACCTGGTGAAGGGCAGCGAAGCCTGGGAGTACGCGCCGGAGCTGATACGCCGGGACACCGAGGCGCTCATCCACAAGAACTTCGGCGACTCCTTCGAGGAGACCGAGCTGGAGGACGTCCTCGCGGCGGCCGAAGCGGGCCATCTCGTGGTGACCGGGGCATCGACCGACGCCTGCATCCGCTCCACCATCCACGGCGCGTTCGTCCGCGGCTACGACGTCACGCTCGTCGGCGACGCCCACACCACGGACGACAACAGCAAGTGGGGCGCCCCGCCCCCGGACCAGGTCATCGCCCACACCAACCTGTACTGGCAATACCACTCGGCGCCCGGGCGGACGGCGGCGGTGGCGGACACGAAGGACGTCACGTTCGAGTGA
- a CDS encoding YbaK/EbsC family protein, giving the protein MTTTDSPAGTADSGAHPLFAEALRAKGLDDLHRQVRRFPEATRTAAEAAAAIGCELSQICKSLIFAADGVPVLVLMDGASRVDVELVRRELGAEKVTRAKADVVRETTGYAIGGVPPFGHRTTTRVLADRSLLEHDLVWAAAGHPHAVFPIAPEDLVAHAGATLVDVREHTP; this is encoded by the coding sequence ATGACGACCACCGACAGCCCAGCGGGCACCGCCGATTCCGGCGCCCACCCCCTGTTCGCCGAGGCCCTGCGCGCGAAGGGGCTCGACGACCTCCACCGGCAGGTCCGCCGCTTCCCGGAGGCCACCCGGACCGCCGCCGAGGCTGCCGCGGCGATCGGCTGCGAGCTCAGCCAGATCTGCAAGTCGCTGATCTTCGCGGCCGACGGGGTGCCGGTGCTGGTGCTGATGGACGGGGCCTCCCGGGTCGACGTCGAGCTGGTGCGGAGGGAGCTCGGCGCCGAGAAGGTGACGCGGGCCAAGGCGGACGTCGTACGGGAGACCACCGGGTACGCCATCGGGGGAGTGCCGCCCTTCGGGCACCGTACGACGACACGGGTGCTGGCCGACCGGTCGCTGCTGGAGCACGACCTCGTGTGGGCCGCCGCCGGCCATCCGCACGCCGTGTTCCCCATCGCGCCCGAGGACCTCGTCGCGCACGCCGGAGCCACCCTCGTGGACGTGCGCGAGCACACCCCGTGA
- a CDS encoding energy-coupling factor ABC transporter ATP-binding protein, translated as MDDVTASLEVSGLAFAYPDGHQALFGVDFSVARGERVALLGPNGAGKTTLVLHLNGILSGGTGTVHVAGLPVGKRHMAEIRRRVGIVFQDPDDQLFMPTVREDVAFGPAAAGVKGAELEARVERALARVGMAEFKDRPPHHLSFGQRRRVAVATVLAMEPEILVLDEPSSNLDPASRRELADILRSLDVTVLMVTHDLPYALELCPRSLILSEGVIAADGKTAELLSDDDLMRAHRLELPFGFDPRSVSAGSDRP; from the coding sequence CTGGATGACGTGACCGCTTCTCTGGAGGTCTCCGGCCTCGCCTTCGCCTACCCCGACGGGCATCAGGCCCTGTTCGGCGTGGACTTCTCCGTCGCGCGCGGCGAACGGGTCGCGCTGCTCGGGCCGAACGGCGCCGGCAAGACGACCCTCGTGCTGCACCTCAACGGCATCCTGTCCGGCGGCACCGGCACCGTGCACGTCGCCGGACTGCCCGTCGGCAAGCGGCACATGGCGGAGATCCGGCGGCGGGTCGGGATCGTCTTCCAGGACCCCGACGACCAGCTGTTCATGCCGACCGTGCGCGAGGACGTCGCGTTCGGGCCGGCGGCCGCGGGCGTGAAGGGCGCGGAACTGGAGGCGCGCGTGGAGCGTGCGCTGGCGCGCGTCGGCATGGCCGAGTTCAAGGACCGGCCGCCGCACCACCTCTCCTTCGGCCAGCGCCGCCGGGTCGCCGTCGCGACCGTGCTCGCCATGGAGCCGGAGATCCTCGTCCTCGACGAACCGTCCTCCAACCTCGACCCCGCCTCCCGGCGCGAACTCGCCGACATCCTGCGCTCCCTGGACGTCACGGTCCTCATGGTCACGCACGACCTCCCGTACGCCCTGGAGCTGTGCCCGCGCTCCCTCATCCTCAGCGAGGGCGTCATCGCGGCCGACGGCAAGACGGCCGAGCTGCTCTCCGACGACGACCTGATGCGCGCCCACCGCCTGGAGCTGCCGTTCGGCTTCGACCCTCGTTCGGTGTCCGCCGGGTCGGACCGTCCGTGA
- a CDS encoding MarR family winged helix-turn-helix transcriptional regulator, with translation MTNEDPTAVDGSLLLDEQLCFALYAAQRAVTAAYRPLLEELGLTYPQYLVLLVLWERGETTVKELAAALRLDYGTVSPLLKRLEGAGVVRRERAAHDERSVLVACTGRGEELRERAARVPGALLSATGLDTAGVARLREELWELAEKAHTAAERPH, from the coding sequence GTGACGAACGAGGACCCCACAGCGGTCGACGGCTCACTGCTCCTCGACGAGCAACTGTGTTTCGCGCTGTACGCCGCCCAGCGCGCCGTGACGGCCGCGTACCGCCCGCTGCTGGAGGAGCTGGGTCTCACCTACCCGCAGTACCTGGTGCTGCTCGTGCTCTGGGAGCGCGGCGAGACGACGGTGAAGGAGCTGGCGGCGGCGCTGCGGCTCGACTACGGCACGGTGTCGCCGTTGCTCAAGCGGCTGGAGGGCGCGGGGGTGGTGCGCCGGGAGCGCGCGGCCCACGACGAGCGCTCGGTGCTCGTCGCGTGCACGGGGCGCGGGGAGGAACTGCGGGAGCGCGCGGCGCGCGTACCCGGCGCGCTCCTGTCCGCGACGGGGCTCGACACCGCCGGGGTCGCGAGGTTGCGCGAGGAGTTGTGGGAGCTCGCGGAGAAGGCGCACACGGCGGCCGAGCGCCCCCACTGA
- a CDS encoding TetR/AcrR family transcriptional regulator: MTEVATARRSRITPEREAELYGAVLELLREVGYDALTMDAVAARTKSSKATLYRQWGGKAELVAKAVRHTKPGGAGSLAHIDTGSLRGDLHALTMRSDDCQMEQNSALMRGLAMAIHGNPDLLAAFKEHLIGPEMADFRTIVQRAIDRGEVRPDNPAIDFVMHMMIGGFAARSMIDEQPPTQAFLLSYIDAVVLPALGNQGD, from the coding sequence ATGACTGAGGTCGCGACGGCGCGTCGCAGTCGGATCACGCCCGAGCGCGAGGCCGAGCTGTACGGGGCCGTGCTCGAACTGCTCCGTGAGGTCGGCTACGACGCCCTCACCATGGACGCCGTGGCCGCTCGCACCAAGTCCAGCAAGGCCACGCTCTACCGCCAGTGGGGCGGCAAGGCCGAGCTCGTCGCGAAGGCGGTACGGCACACCAAGCCCGGCGGTGCCGGCAGCCTCGCCCACATCGACACCGGATCGCTCAGGGGCGACCTGCACGCCCTCACCATGCGCTCGGACGACTGCCAGATGGAGCAGAACTCCGCGCTCATGCGAGGCCTCGCCATGGCGATCCACGGCAACCCGGATCTCCTGGCGGCGTTCAAGGAACACCTCATCGGGCCGGAGATGGCGGACTTCCGCACCATCGTGCAGCGCGCGATCGACCGCGGCGAGGTCCGCCCGGACAACCCCGCGATCGACTTCGTGATGCACATGATGATCGGCGGGTTCGCCGCCCGCTCGATGATCGACGAGCAGCCGCCGACGCAGGCGTTCCTGCTGTCGTACATCGACGCCGTGGTCCTCCCCGCCCTCGGCAACCAAGGCGACTGA
- a CDS encoding DUF1876 domain-containing protein, giving the protein MMRTTVGWHVEMEFMEDDEHTRAVAMVRLPDGSEVRAHGQASRHHTDSNQPRVGEEIAGARALNELAMRLLTKAHGEIDAASGRTSHPIHV; this is encoded by the coding sequence ATGATGCGCACCACTGTGGGATGGCACGTCGAGATGGAGTTCATGGAGGACGACGAGCACACCCGGGCGGTGGCCATGGTCCGGCTGCCCGACGGCAGCGAGGTACGGGCCCACGGCCAGGCCAGCCGCCACCACACCGACTCCAATCAACCGCGGGTCGGCGAGGAGATCGCCGGGGCCCGCGCGCTCAACGAACTCGCCATGCGGTTGCTGACCAAGGCGCACGGCGAGATCGACGCGGCGTCCGGGCGGACGTCCCACCCGATCCACGTATAG
- a CDS encoding serine hydrolase domain-containing protein, which yields MDVNGTVAEGFEPVRDAFVRNFEHLGDRGAAVAVYRDGHKVVDLWAGAKDVDGTEPWQRGTAQIVRSATKGVAAAVPLMLAERGRLDLDAPVGEYWPEFKAHGKERVLVRHVLNHRAGLPVLDHPITPEQALDPSKGPAAVAAQAPVWEPGTDHGYHALTYGWLLDELVRRVTGLGTGEWIAERIAGPLGADLWLGLPDAQAHRAGRVGPVAAPEAAAALRMRPKRSVTEAYEDPGSLTNRAFGAITPFPDQNDPAYRASALPATNGIATADGLARFYAATIGEVDGVRLLSPDTVERARAEESAGPDRVLVVNTRFGLGYMLHGSASPFLGPGSFGHPGRGGSLGFADPESGIAFGYVTNGLRKTVTADPRAQALVRAVRAAVQPAA from the coding sequence GTGGACGTGAACGGCACAGTCGCCGAGGGCTTCGAGCCGGTCAGGGACGCGTTCGTCCGGAACTTCGAGCACCTCGGGGACCGCGGCGCGGCCGTCGCCGTCTACCGGGACGGGCACAAAGTCGTCGATCTCTGGGCGGGGGCGAAGGACGTCGACGGCACCGAGCCGTGGCAGCGCGGCACCGCCCAGATCGTGCGCTCGGCGACCAAGGGCGTCGCCGCCGCCGTACCCCTGATGCTGGCCGAGCGCGGGCGGCTGGACCTGGACGCGCCGGTCGGCGAGTACTGGCCGGAGTTCAAGGCGCACGGGAAGGAGCGGGTGCTGGTCCGGCATGTGCTCAACCACCGCGCCGGGCTGCCGGTCCTCGACCACCCGATCACGCCCGAGCAGGCCCTGGACCCGTCGAAGGGCCCGGCGGCCGTGGCCGCGCAGGCGCCCGTGTGGGAGCCCGGCACGGACCACGGCTATCACGCGCTGACGTACGGCTGGCTGCTGGACGAGCTGGTGCGGCGGGTGACGGGGCTCGGCACGGGTGAGTGGATCGCCGAGCGGATCGCCGGGCCGCTCGGGGCGGACCTGTGGCTGGGGCTGCCGGACGCGCAGGCGCACCGGGCCGGGCGCGTGGGCCCGGTCGCCGCGCCGGAGGCCGCCGCCGCGCTGCGGATGCGCCCCAAGCGTTCGGTGACCGAGGCCTACGAGGACCCCGGCTCCCTCACCAACCGCGCCTTCGGCGCGATCACCCCCTTCCCGGACCAGAACGACCCGGCCTACCGGGCGAGCGCCCTGCCCGCGACCAACGGGATCGCCACGGCCGACGGTCTGGCCCGTTTCTACGCGGCGACGATCGGCGAGGTGGACGGTGTGCGGCTGCTGTCCCCGGACACGGTAGAGCGCGCCCGCGCGGAGGAGTCGGCGGGGCCGGACCGGGTGCTGGTGGTCAACACCCGTTTCGGCCTCGGCTACATGCTGCACGGCAGCGCGTCCCCGTTCCTCGGTCCGGGCTCCTTCGGCCACCCCGGTCGCGGCGGTTCCCTCGGGTTCGCCGACCCGGAGTCGGGCATCGCCTTCGGCTATGTGACCAACGGCCTGCGCAAGACGGTCACGGCGGATCCGCGGGCGCAGGCGCTGGTGCGGGCGGTGCGAGCGGCCGTGCAGCCGGCCGCGTAG